A single genomic interval of Arachis duranensis cultivar V14167 chromosome 7, aradu.V14167.gnm2.J7QH, whole genome shotgun sequence harbors:
- the LOC107496138 gene encoding uncharacterized protein LOC107496138, giving the protein MGMVVVISLPLILFCFILGFGCYFFGRHRGRRDVQTNPQVYGMPTPPPGAAAGAVPPPYFKPDNASADV; this is encoded by the coding sequence ATGGGTATGGTGGTGGTGATTTCTCTGCCTCTTATTCTGTTCTGCTTCATTCTTGGCTTTGGATGTTACTTCTTCGGAAGGCACAGGGGAAGGCGTGACGTCCAGACCAACCCTCAAGTCTATGGGATGCCTACTCCACCCCCCGGTGCCGCTGCCGGTGCAGTTCCTCCGCCTTACTTCAAGCCAGACAATGCTTCTGCCGACGTTTGA
- the LOC107496219 gene encoding protein NOI4 has translation MADSEEGGRALPKFGEWDVNDPASADGFTVIFNKARNEKKAATAPKSLSSPKPPHHVVLGKPHPNRKWLCCINSSE, from the exons ATGGCG GATTCAGAGGAAGGTGGAAGGGCATTGCCCAAGTTCGGAGAATGGGATGTGAACGACCCAGCATCTGCCGATGGTTTCACTGTTATCTTCAACAAAGCAAGGAACGAGAAGAAGGCTGCTACTGCTCCCAAATCCCTCTCTTCTCCCAAACCCCCTCATCATGTTGTTCTTGGAAAGCCCCATCCT AATAGAAAATGGTTGTGCTGCATAAACTCTTCTGAATAA
- the LOC107496137 gene encoding acetyl-CoA acetyltransferase, cytosolic 1 isoform X1, which yields MCVHLVRWLIQLREVPCIYKEREREKNPGHAVCCEHSSGSFFPVTDQVQSKMAPASAESIKARDVCIVGVARTPMGAFVGNLSSFSATKLGSIAIQGALKRANVDPSLVEEVFFGNVISANVGQAPARQAALGAGIPNSVVCTAVNKVCASGMKAVMLAAQSIQLGLNDVVVAGGMESMSNAPKYLTEARKGSRLGHDTVVDGMIKDGLWDVYKDVHMGSCAELCAENHSITREEMDNHAVQSFERAIASQQSGAFTWEIVPVEVPGGRGKPSTLVDKDEGPGKFDADKLRKLRPSFKESGGSVTPGNASSISDGAAALVLVSGEKALKLGLQVIAKVAGYADAAQAPELFTTAPALAIPKAISRAGLEASQIDFYEINEAFSVVALANQKLLGIPSDKINVHGGAVALGHPLGCSGARILVTLLGVLKQKNGKYGVGGICNGGGGGSALVVELL from the exons ATGTGCGTGCACCTCGTGCGGTGGCTGATACAGCTGAGGGAAGTGCCATGTAtatataaagagagagaaagagagaagaatcCGGGACATGCTGTGTGCTGTGAACACTCGTCTGGTTCTTTCTTCCCCGTAACTGACCAAG TTCAATCAAAAATGGCTCCCGCATCTGCAGAGTCTATAAAGGCCAGAG ATGTTTGCATTGTTGGTGTTGCTCGCACACCAATGGGCGCCTTTGTTGGTaacctctcttctttctctgcCACCAAGCTTGGCTCGATTGCTATTCAAG GTGCTCTGAAAAGGGCCAATGTTGATCCATCACTTGTGGAAGAAGTCTTCTTTGGGAATGTTATTAGTGCTAATGTGGGGCAAGCTCCTGCAAGACAAGCAGCCTTAGGAGCAGGAATACCCAATTCAGTTGTCTGCACCGCTGTCAACAAAGTTTGTGCCTCCGGAATGAAAG CTGTAATGCTTGCTGCACAGAGTATTCAATTAGGCTTAAACGATGTTGTTGTAGCTGGTGGTATGGAAAGCATGTCTAATGCACCTAAGTATTTGACAGAAGCAAG GAAAGGGTCCCGCCTTGGACATGATACAGTTGTTGACGGAATGATAAAGGATGGTTTATGGGATGTCTATAAGGATGTTCACATGGGATCCTGTGCCGAACTCTGTGCAGAGAACCATTCAATAACAAGAGAGGAAATG GATAACCATGCAGTTCAGAGTTTTGAAAGGGCAATTGCTTCCCAACAAAGTGGTGCCTTTACATGGGAAATTGTTCCAGTTGAAGTCCCTGGTGGAAGGGGGAAACCATCAACCCTTGTCGATAAGGATGAAGGACCAGGAAAG TTTGATGCTGACAAGTTACGCAAACTCAGACCAAGTTTCAAGGAGAGTGGAGGTTCTGTTACCCCTGGAAATGCCTCCAGCATAAG TGATGGTGCTGCTGCATTAGTTTTGGTTAGTGGAGAGAAGGCACTGAAGCTTGGACTTCAAGTTATTGCAAAGGTAGCCGGATATGCTGATGCTGCTCAg GCACCAGAGTTGTTTACAACAGCTCCTGCCCTTGCAATTCCCAAAGCTATTTCAAGAGCGGGGTTGGAGGCATCACAAATTGATTTTTATGAAATCAATGAAGCCTTCTCG GTTGTGGCTCTTGCAAATCAGAAGCTTCTTGGGATTCCTTCG GATAAGATAAATGTTCACGGTGGAGCTGTGGCTTTGGGTCATCCTCTAGGTTGCAGTGGTGCCCGTATTCTGGTGACACTTTTGGGG GTACTGAAGCAGAAAAATGGGAAATACGGAGTTGGTGGCATTTGCaatggaggtggtggtggatCCGCCCTTGTTGTGGAGCTTCTATAA
- the LOC107496137 gene encoding acetyl-CoA acetyltransferase, cytosolic 1 isoform X2, with product MAPASAESIKARDVCIVGVARTPMGAFVGNLSSFSATKLGSIAIQGALKRANVDPSLVEEVFFGNVISANVGQAPARQAALGAGIPNSVVCTAVNKVCASGMKAVMLAAQSIQLGLNDVVVAGGMESMSNAPKYLTEARKGSRLGHDTVVDGMIKDGLWDVYKDVHMGSCAELCAENHSITREEMDNHAVQSFERAIASQQSGAFTWEIVPVEVPGGRGKPSTLVDKDEGPGKFDADKLRKLRPSFKESGGSVTPGNASSISDGAAALVLVSGEKALKLGLQVIAKVAGYADAAQAPELFTTAPALAIPKAISRAGLEASQIDFYEINEAFSVVALANQKLLGIPSDKINVHGGAVALGHPLGCSGARILVTLLGVLKQKNGKYGVGGICNGGGGGSALVVELL from the exons ATGGCTCCCGCATCTGCAGAGTCTATAAAGGCCAGAG ATGTTTGCATTGTTGGTGTTGCTCGCACACCAATGGGCGCCTTTGTTGGTaacctctcttctttctctgcCACCAAGCTTGGCTCGATTGCTATTCAAG GTGCTCTGAAAAGGGCCAATGTTGATCCATCACTTGTGGAAGAAGTCTTCTTTGGGAATGTTATTAGTGCTAATGTGGGGCAAGCTCCTGCAAGACAAGCAGCCTTAGGAGCAGGAATACCCAATTCAGTTGTCTGCACCGCTGTCAACAAAGTTTGTGCCTCCGGAATGAAAG CTGTAATGCTTGCTGCACAGAGTATTCAATTAGGCTTAAACGATGTTGTTGTAGCTGGTGGTATGGAAAGCATGTCTAATGCACCTAAGTATTTGACAGAAGCAAG GAAAGGGTCCCGCCTTGGACATGATACAGTTGTTGACGGAATGATAAAGGATGGTTTATGGGATGTCTATAAGGATGTTCACATGGGATCCTGTGCCGAACTCTGTGCAGAGAACCATTCAATAACAAGAGAGGAAATG GATAACCATGCAGTTCAGAGTTTTGAAAGGGCAATTGCTTCCCAACAAAGTGGTGCCTTTACATGGGAAATTGTTCCAGTTGAAGTCCCTGGTGGAAGGGGGAAACCATCAACCCTTGTCGATAAGGATGAAGGACCAGGAAAG TTTGATGCTGACAAGTTACGCAAACTCAGACCAAGTTTCAAGGAGAGTGGAGGTTCTGTTACCCCTGGAAATGCCTCCAGCATAAG TGATGGTGCTGCTGCATTAGTTTTGGTTAGTGGAGAGAAGGCACTGAAGCTTGGACTTCAAGTTATTGCAAAGGTAGCCGGATATGCTGATGCTGCTCAg GCACCAGAGTTGTTTACAACAGCTCCTGCCCTTGCAATTCCCAAAGCTATTTCAAGAGCGGGGTTGGAGGCATCACAAATTGATTTTTATGAAATCAATGAAGCCTTCTCG GTTGTGGCTCTTGCAAATCAGAAGCTTCTTGGGATTCCTTCG GATAAGATAAATGTTCACGGTGGAGCTGTGGCTTTGGGTCATCCTCTAGGTTGCAGTGGTGCCCGTATTCTGGTGACACTTTTGGGG GTACTGAAGCAGAAAAATGGGAAATACGGAGTTGGTGGCATTTGCaatggaggtggtggtggatCCGCCCTTGTTGTGGAGCTTCTATAA
- the LOC107496218 gene encoding transmembrane emp24 domain-containing protein p24beta2 isoform X2, translating to MGLWHVMVLALIMAFWNLKGSEGIRFVIDREECFSHDVKYEGDTVHVSFVVIKADSPWHYGNDGVDLVIKGPSGEQIHDYRDKISEKFEFVAHKSGVHKFCFNNKSPYHETIDFDVHVGHFSYFEQHAKDEHFNPLLEQIQKLEEALYNIQFEQHWLEAQTDRQAIVNDAMSRRAVHKAIFESAALIGASALQVYLLQRLFERKLGTSRV from the exons ATGGGGTTATGGCATGTAATGGTGTTGGCGCTAATTATGGCGTTTTGGAACCTAAAGGGTTCAGAAGGGATCCGATTCGTTATAGACAGGGAAGAGTGCTTCTCCCACGATGTCAAATACGAGGGTGACACCGTTCATGTTTCCTTCGTTGTTATTAAGGCTGATTCTCCCTGGCATTACGGTAACGACGGTGTTGATCTCGTG ATAAAGGGACCTTCTGGTGAACAAATTCATGATTACCGTGACAAGATCAGTGAAAAGTTTGAGTTTGTGGCTCACAAATCAGGTGTCCACAAATTCTGCTTCAACAACAAGTCTCCTTATCACGAAACCATCGATTTCGATGTACATGTCGGACACTTCTCTTACTTTGAGCAACATGCCAAGGATG AACATTTCAACCCTTTGCTGGAGCAGATACAAAAGTTGGAGGAAGCTCTTTACAACATTCAGTTTGAACAGCATTGGTTGGAGGCACAGACTGACCGCCAAGCAATAG TGAATGATGCAATGAGCAGAAGAGCAGTACACAAAGCAATTTTTGAATCAGCAGCACTAATTGGGGCAAGTGCACTACAAGTCTACCTTCTGCAGCGATTATTTGAACGAAAGCTTGGAACCTCCAGAGTTTAA
- the LOC107496218 gene encoding transmembrane emp24 domain-containing protein p24beta2 isoform X1 gives MQMGLWHVMVLALIMAFWNLKGSEGIRFVIDREECFSHDVKYEGDTVHVSFVVIKADSPWHYGNDGVDLVIKGPSGEQIHDYRDKISEKFEFVAHKSGVHKFCFNNKSPYHETIDFDVHVGHFSYFEQHAKDEHFNPLLEQIQKLEEALYNIQFEQHWLEAQTDRQAIVNDAMSRRAVHKAIFESAALIGASALQVYLLQRLFERKLGTSRV, from the exons ATGCAGATGGGGTTATGGCATGTAATGGTGTTGGCGCTAATTATGGCGTTTTGGAACCTAAAGGGTTCAGAAGGGATCCGATTCGTTATAGACAGGGAAGAGTGCTTCTCCCACGATGTCAAATACGAGGGTGACACCGTTCATGTTTCCTTCGTTGTTATTAAGGCTGATTCTCCCTGGCATTACGGTAACGACGGTGTTGATCTCGTG ATAAAGGGACCTTCTGGTGAACAAATTCATGATTACCGTGACAAGATCAGTGAAAAGTTTGAGTTTGTGGCTCACAAATCAGGTGTCCACAAATTCTGCTTCAACAACAAGTCTCCTTATCACGAAACCATCGATTTCGATGTACATGTCGGACACTTCTCTTACTTTGAGCAACATGCCAAGGATG AACATTTCAACCCTTTGCTGGAGCAGATACAAAAGTTGGAGGAAGCTCTTTACAACATTCAGTTTGAACAGCATTGGTTGGAGGCACAGACTGACCGCCAAGCAATAG TGAATGATGCAATGAGCAGAAGAGCAGTACACAAAGCAATTTTTGAATCAGCAGCACTAATTGGGGCAAGTGCACTACAAGTCTACCTTCTGCAGCGATTATTTGAACGAAAGCTTGGAACCTCCAGAGTTTAA
- the LOC107496063 gene encoding LOW QUALITY PROTEIN: receptor-like protein 36 (The sequence of the model RefSeq protein was modified relative to this genomic sequence to represent the inferred CDS: inserted 3 bases in 2 codons; deleted 1 base in 1 codon) translates to MRTWDNGTDCCSWMGVTCHSVSGHVIGLDLSCSGLVGNIHPNRLISIHLXSCLQSLDLSGNFGLMSKETTWKRILQNATALREIVLDDTDMSSISATASPLSLIANITSLLSVLDLSLCQFPGSQIPSSFSNLTHLTSLYLSASELNGSIPSFLSNLQHLTHLDLSDNRFSGQFPNVLGQLTRLKTLNLGSNNLGGKLLLSSLANLTQISHLDXSDNKFQGPLPNKIIGFSSLIRLLLSDNMLNETIPSWCFSLPFLTFVDLSDNLFTGHISAISSHSLQYLDLCRNKLQGNVPKSMFNLVNLTELCLSSKWSGSLYFSLFSKLQNLKALSLSGFNSLLLASETNVSYQFTNLLSLQLLQVDLTNISKILWKFPKLQTLVLSENKLEGNVPKWIHDIHSLERLKLSQNQLSSIGQFPWYQLKYLDLSFNLLTDDNISFICNATSLQIVNLSHNKFKDTIPQCLANSPDLQDLDLPMNKFHGTLPSTFSRDLISLNLNGNQLEGHLPRSLSNCKDLIDLNLGNNQIEDTFPNWLQSLPYLEILVLQSNKLYGPIVSLKTKDMFPHLLIFDISSNHFSGQLPKVYIKSFQAMKSVVGVQTSFYYIKSSYVFITKEIEIEYHESMTATMKGLRTNFEKIPEFLVSIDLSSNRFEGEIPDDFGELHRLIGLNLSHNNLNGPIPHSLGNLSNLQSLDLSSNMLTGKIPDELTNLISLEVLNLSSNHLEGTIPRGKQFDTFSNDSYEENMGVCGFPLSIQCNNNVPQQQYPSSEAEDKFGFGWKPVAIGYACGMVFGIGLGCCVFLIGKPQWLVIIFGGKRIKRRSRGTGVQEQLSGHNFCMRNLFQVFVVT, encoded by the exons ATGAGGACATGGGATAATGGAACAGATTGTTGTTCATGGATGGGTGTCACGTGCCACTCTGTGTCTGGTCACGTGATTGGCCTTGATCTCAGTTGCAGTGGGCTTGTAGGTAATATCCATCCTAACAGActcatctccatacactt gtCTTGCTTACAATCACTTGATCTCTCTGGGAACTTTGGTTTGATGTCGAAAGAAACCACTTGGAAGAGAATCTTGCAAAATGCAACTGCTTTAAGAGAGATTGTATTGGATGATACAGACATGTCTTCCATTAGTGCAACAGCAAGTCCTTTGTCTTTGATTGCTAACAT CACATCTCTTCTGAGTGTCTTGGATCTTTCATTGTGTCAATTCCCAGGATCACAAATCCCTTCTTCCTTTTCTAACCTCACACATTTAACTTCTTTGTACTTGTCTGCAAGTGAATTAAATGGTTCAATTCCATCATTTCTCTCAAATCTTCAACATCTGACTCACTTGGACCTTTCAGACAATAGATTTAGTGGTCAATTTCCAAACGTACTTGGTCAATTAACCAGATTAAAAACACTCAATCTTGGAAGTAACAATCTAGGAGGGAAGTTGTTGTTATCTTCACTAGCTAACTTAACTCAAATTTCCCACTTGG TTTCTGATAATAAGTTTCAGGGGCCTCTACCTAACAAAATAATTGGTTTCTCAAGTTTGATTAGATTGCTTTTAAGTGATAACATGTTGAATGAAACAATTCCATCTTGGTGTTTCTCCTTACCATTTTTAACATTCGTAGATCTATCAGATAATCTGTTTACAGGGCATATAAGTGCAATCTCATCCCATTCTTTACAGTATCTAGATTTATGCAGGAATAAGCTACAAGGAAATGTTCCAAAATCAATGTTTAACCTTGTAAACCTCACAGAGTTATGTTTGTCAAGCAAGTGGAGTGGTTCCCTCTACTTTTCACTTTTCTCCAAGCTTCAAAACCTTAAAGCTCTTTCTCTTTCAGGTTTTAATTCATTGTTATTAGCTTCTGAAACCAATGTAAGTTACCAGTTCACCAACTTGTTATCATTGCAGTTGCTACAGGTTGATTTAACTAATATTTCCAAAATCTTGTGGAAATTTCCAAAGTTGCAAACTCTCGTTTTGTCAGAAAACAAACTTGAAGGAAATGTGCCCAAATGGATACATGATATACATTCATTAGAGCGTCTGAAACTATCACAAAACCAATTGTCATCAATAGGCCAATTCCCATGGTATCAACTTAAATACCTTGATCTTAGTTTCAATCTGCTAACCGATGACAATATTTCCTTTATCTGCAATGCAACTTCTCTCCAGATTGTCAACCTGTCACACAATAAGTTTAAAGATACCATTCCACAATGCCTTGCCAATTCACCAGATCTTCAGGATTTGGATTTACCGATGAATAAATTTCATGGTACTTTACCAAGTACATTTTCAAGGGATCTCATTTCATTAAATCTCAATGGGAACCAATTGGAAGGACATCTGCCTAGATCTCTATCCAACTGCAAAGATTTGATAGATTTGAATCTTGGCAACAATCAAATTGAGGATACATTTCCAAACTGGCTTCAAAGTTTACCGTATTTGGAAATATTAGTTTTACAATCCAATAAATTGTATGGGCCGATTGTCAGCTTGAAAACTAAAGATATGTTTCcccatttacttatttttgatATCTCATCCAATCATTTTAGTGGTCAATTACCAAAAGTCTACATAAAAAGTTTTCAAGCTATGAAGAGTGTTGTTGGAGTGCAAACAAGTTTTTATTACATCAAAAGTAGTTATGTCTTTATAACAAAGGAAATTGAGATAGAATACCATGAGTCTATGACTGCAACAATGAAAGGGCTTAGAACCAATTTTGAGAAAATTCCAGAATTTCTTGTAAGTATTGATTTATCAAGTAACAGATTTGAAGGAGAGATTCCAGATGATTTTGGGGAGCTTCATCGACTCATAGGCCTCAATCTTTCTCATAACAATCTCAATGGTCCTATTCCTCACTCTCTGGGAAATTTGTCAAACCTCCAATCATTGGACCTCTCCTCAAATATGCTTACAGGGAAAATTCCTGATGAATTGACCAATCTGATCTCTCTTGAAGTCTTGAATCTTTCCAGTAACCATCTTGAGGGAACAATACCTCGAGGGAAACAGTTTGATACATTTTCAAATGATTCCTATGAGGAAAACATGGGGGTATGTGGATTTCCATTGTCAATTCAATGCAACAACAATGTCCCTCAACAGCAATATCCATCTTCTGAGGCTGAAGACAAGTTTGGATTTGGTTGGAAACCAGTGGCAATAGGATATGCATGTGGAATGGTATTTGGAATTGGCTTGGGATGCTGTGTTTTTCTC ATTGGAAAACCTCAATGGCTTGTGATCATCTTTGGAggcaaaagaattaaaaggaggAGCCGTGGAACCGGCGTGCAAGAACAACTTAGTGGCCACAACTTCTGCATGAGAAATCTGTTTCAGGTTTTTGTTGTAACATAA